In a genomic window of Bordetella petrii:
- a CDS encoding DUF4442 domain-containing protein, which yields MRAGFNLHPAFRATGGRVTHISPDFLHLRIRLPLIRRTRNIVGSMYGGSLFAVTDGAHPTLLMSALGSGAIVWDKAATIRYRKPAYHTLYADFRIDRADIAAIRAELASRHETTRVYVVELKDRHGVVHAVVERTVYIADKQFYKTKARAGAAPGA from the coding sequence ATGCGGGCGGGGTTCAACCTGCACCCCGCCTTCCGCGCCACCGGCGGGCGGGTCACGCACATATCGCCCGACTTCCTGCACCTGCGCATCCGGTTGCCGCTGATCAGGCGCACGCGCAATATCGTCGGATCGATGTATGGCGGTTCGCTGTTCGCCGTCACCGACGGCGCCCACCCCACCCTGCTGATGTCCGCGCTGGGGTCCGGCGCCATCGTGTGGGACAAGGCCGCCACCATCCGCTACCGCAAGCCGGCCTACCACACGCTGTACGCCGATTTCCGCATCGACCGCGCCGACATTGCCGCCATCCGCGCCGAACTCGCCAGCCGCCACGAAACCACCCGCGTGTACGTGGTGGAACTCAAAGACCGGCACGGCGTGGTGCATGCCGTGGTCGAGCGCACGGTGTACATCGCCGACAAGCAGTTCTACAAAACCAAGGCCCGCGCCGGCGCGGCGCCCGGCGCCTGA
- a CDS encoding AMP-binding protein has protein sequence MKRIWLDSYPPGVPAEIDISPYPSLLDVLDDSCRRFADRPAYTSMGVTLTYAQLDRLSRDFAAWLQSRGLRQGDRVALMLPNLLQYPVCLFGALRAGCAVVSCNPLYTAHELAHQLGDSGAQAIVIAENFAHTLQQALPRTALRHIVVTSVGELLGPLKGRVVDFAVRHVKRKVPGWSLPGATRLRSALAAGHGLPLQAPRLTRADPAFLQYTGGTTGVAKAAVLTHGNMLANLCQAHAWVRGLVREGEECVVTALPLYHVFALTANCLTFLKLGARNLLIADPRDLKAFIRALRKTPFSAITGVNTLFNGLLNHPEFASLDFSRLRLTLGGGMAVQRAVAQRWREVTGVALAQAYGLTETAPAVTINPLDVETFTGSIGLPVPSTDLSVRDDDGRELPLGETGELCVRGPQVMPGYWNRPDETALVFHSDGFLRTGDMGYVDERGYVYLVDRKKDLILVSGFNVYPNEIEDVAALHPGVREVAAIGVPDERSGEAVKLFVIRRDPGLDAATLIAHCRQHLTGYKVPRHVEFRDDLPRTPVGKILRRELRTPPAAGSASPPGV, from the coding sequence ATGAAACGCATCTGGCTCGACAGTTATCCCCCCGGCGTTCCCGCCGAGATCGATATTTCGCCCTACCCGTCGCTGCTGGACGTCCTGGACGACAGTTGCCGGCGCTTCGCCGACCGGCCGGCGTACACCAGCATGGGCGTCACGCTCACCTATGCGCAACTGGATCGCTTGTCGCGCGACTTCGCCGCCTGGCTGCAGTCGCGCGGCTTGCGCCAGGGCGACCGGGTGGCGCTGATGCTGCCCAACCTGCTGCAATACCCGGTGTGCCTGTTCGGCGCCCTGCGCGCGGGCTGCGCCGTCGTCAGCTGCAATCCCCTCTACACCGCGCACGAGCTGGCCCACCAGCTGGGCGACTCCGGCGCGCAGGCCATCGTCATCGCCGAAAACTTCGCCCACACGCTGCAACAAGCCTTGCCACGCACGGCGCTGCGGCACATCGTGGTGACCTCGGTAGGGGAACTGCTCGGCCCGCTGAAAGGCCGCGTCGTCGATTTCGCGGTGCGGCACGTCAAGCGCAAGGTGCCGGGCTGGTCGCTGCCCGGCGCCACGCGGCTGCGCAGCGCGCTGGCCGCGGGCCATGGCCTGCCGCTACAGGCGCCGCGGCTGACGCGCGCCGACCCTGCCTTCCTGCAGTACACCGGCGGCACGACCGGCGTGGCCAAGGCCGCGGTGCTGACGCACGGCAACATGCTGGCCAACCTGTGCCAGGCGCATGCATGGGTGCGCGGCCTGGTGCGCGAAGGCGAAGAATGCGTGGTGACGGCGCTGCCGCTTTATCATGTGTTCGCCCTGACCGCCAATTGCCTCACCTTCCTGAAACTGGGCGCGCGCAACCTGCTGATCGCCGACCCGCGCGACCTGAAGGCTTTCATACGCGCCTTGCGCAAGACGCCCTTCAGCGCCATCACGGGCGTGAACACGCTGTTCAACGGCCTGCTCAATCATCCTGAATTCGCCAGCCTGGATTTTTCCCGGCTGCGACTGACGCTGGGCGGCGGCATGGCGGTACAGCGCGCCGTCGCGCAGCGCTGGCGCGAAGTCACCGGCGTGGCGCTGGCGCAAGCCTACGGCCTGACCGAAACCGCGCCGGCGGTCACCATCAACCCGCTGGATGTCGAGACCTTCACCGGCTCGATCGGCCTGCCCGTGCCATCCACCGACTTGTCTGTGCGCGACGACGACGGGCGCGAACTGCCGCTGGGAGAGACCGGCGAGCTCTGCGTGCGCGGCCCCCAGGTGATGCCTGGATACTGGAACCGGCCCGACGAAACCGCGCTGGTCTTTCATTCCGACGGCTTCCTGCGCACCGGCGACATGGGCTACGTCGACGAACGCGGCTATGTATACCTGGTAGACCGCAAGAAAGACCTGATCCTGGTGTCGGGTTTCAACGTCTATCCCAACGAGATCGAAGATGTCGCCGCCCTGCACCCCGGCGTGCGCGAAGTGGCGGCCATCGGCGTGCCCGACGAACGCTCCGGCGAAGCGGTGAAGCTGTTCGTCATTCGCCGCGACCCCGGCCTGGATGCGGCCACCCTCATTGCCCACTGCCGCCAGCACCTGACCGGCTACAAAGTGCCCCGCCACGTGGAATTCCGCGACGACCTGCCGCGCACGCCGGTGGGCAAGATATTGCGGCGGGAATTGAGAACGCCTCCGGCTGCTGGAAGCGCCAGCCCACCAGGTGTCTGA
- a CDS encoding sulfatase-like hydrolase/transferase, giving the protein MSKIQNVLFIMADQLRADHLGCYGHPYLRTPNLDALAARGVRFERAFVNSGVCGPSRMSYYTGRYPSSHGTTWNRVPLSVGEVTLGEYLAGRERDLVLIGKSHVIPDQAGMQRLAIDGGSELGALLARGSFREADRYDGHHEPGDESGYPAFLRRHGYDSPDPWSDYVISAVDASGQVVSGWHMRNAHLPARVSEPHSETAYTTDCALDFMRKRGSQPWTLHLSYVKPHWPYMAPDPYHRMYSTDQCLPVVRNEQELAGAHPVLQAYRQHEESQSFARDECVRTVRPAYQGLITQLDTHLGRLFDYMEGAGLMRNTLVVFTSDHGDFLGDHWLGEKELFYDTVQRVPLIVMDPSAAADATRGQVRRQLVEGVDIAPTILQALDVPQAGHRLEGRALQPLLHGEAQDTPWREAAVSELDYSFRQARIALGKTPQQCRAWSVRTERWRYVYWRDEPEQLFDLRDDPHEFQDLGASASHAAVRAELRQHLLDWSLRAKRRTTMSDEQVERSTNAHKRAGIYFGQW; this is encoded by the coding sequence ATGAGCAAGATCCAGAATGTGCTGTTCATCATGGCCGACCAGTTGCGGGCCGACCATCTGGGCTGCTATGGGCATCCGTACCTGCGCACGCCCAACCTGGATGCGCTGGCCGCGCGCGGCGTGCGCTTCGAACGGGCCTTTGTGAACTCGGGCGTGTGCGGGCCGTCGCGCATGAGCTATTACACCGGGCGCTATCCGTCCAGCCACGGCACTACGTGGAACCGCGTGCCCCTGTCGGTGGGCGAGGTGACGCTGGGCGAATACCTGGCGGGCCGCGAGCGCGACCTGGTGCTGATCGGCAAAAGCCACGTCATACCTGACCAGGCCGGCATGCAGCGGCTGGCGATCGACGGCGGCTCGGAACTGGGCGCCTTGCTGGCGCGCGGCAGCTTCCGCGAGGCCGACCGCTACGATGGCCACCACGAACCGGGCGATGAAAGCGGCTACCCCGCCTTCCTGCGGCGCCACGGGTACGACTCGCCCGACCCATGGTCGGATTATGTGATTTCGGCGGTGGACGCGAGCGGGCAGGTGGTCAGCGGTTGGCACATGCGCAATGCCCATTTGCCCGCGCGGGTCAGCGAGCCGCATTCGGAAACCGCCTACACCACTGACTGCGCGCTCGACTTCATGCGCAAGCGCGGCTCGCAGCCCTGGACGTTGCACCTGAGCTATGTGAAGCCGCACTGGCCCTACATGGCGCCCGACCCCTACCACCGCATGTATAGCACCGACCAGTGCCTGCCGGTGGTGCGCAATGAGCAGGAGCTGGCCGGCGCGCATCCGGTGCTGCAGGCCTATCGCCAGCACGAAGAAAGCCAGAGCTTCGCGCGCGACGAATGCGTGCGCACCGTGCGGCCCGCCTACCAGGGGCTGATCACGCAGCTGGATACCCACCTGGGCCGGCTGTTCGACTACATGGAAGGCGCCGGGCTGATGCGCAACACGCTGGTGGTGTTCACGTCCGACCATGGCGACTTCCTGGGTGACCACTGGCTGGGCGAGAAAGAGCTGTTCTACGACACTGTGCAACGGGTGCCGCTGATCGTCATGGACCCAAGCGCGGCGGCCGACGCCACGCGCGGCCAGGTGCGCCGGCAACTGGTGGAAGGCGTGGACATCGCGCCGACGATCCTGCAGGCGCTGGACGTGCCGCAGGCCGGCCACCGGCTCGAGGGCCGCGCCCTGCAGCCGTTGCTGCACGGCGAAGCGCAGGACACGCCATGGCGCGAGGCGGCGGTGTCCGAGCTGGACTACAGTTTCCGCCAGGCGCGGATCGCGCTGGGCAAGACGCCGCAGCAATGCCGCGCGTGGTCGGTGCGCACCGAGCGGTGGCGCTACGTGTATTGGCGCGACGAGCCCGAGCAGCTGTTCGACCTGCGGGACGATCCGCACGAGTTCCAGGACCTGGGCGCCAGCGCGTCCCACGCAGCGGTGCGCGCCGAGTTGCGGCAGCACTTGCTGGATTGGTCGCTGCGCGCCAAGCGGCGCACCACCATGTCCGACGAGCAGGTCGAGCGGTCGACCAATGCCCACAAGCGTGCGGGTATTTATTTCGGGCAGTGGTGA
- a CDS encoding Bug family tripartite tricarboxylate transporter substrate binding protein: protein MIKRMLCAALAACALAGTAWAAEPLSGPLTIVVGYPPGGSSDRIARLVAERLKDRVGVSVIVENKTGAGGRISAQLVRNADANQNVLLLGNPAVMVVAPLVYADPGYDAKRDFKPVSLVSSYKFALAVSAESPMKDMQALRAWLKQNPDRFTVGVPATGSLPHFFALMLGNEIGQQAEVVGYRGSAPLISELVGGILPQAIDTLDTLLPQHQGGRVRILATSGTAREAELADVPTFRESGIDLAADGWNAFFAPAAMPQDKVERLARDIADVMRDPGMQQAVRAANLEPVSADAAQTAQALEAYRKQWEPVVRASGFKATQ from the coding sequence ATGATCAAACGGATGCTATGCGCCGCGCTGGCGGCATGTGCGCTGGCCGGCACGGCCTGGGCGGCCGAGCCGTTGAGCGGCCCCTTGACCATCGTGGTGGGCTATCCGCCCGGCGGCAGTTCGGACCGCATCGCCCGGCTGGTGGCCGAGCGCCTGAAAGACCGGGTCGGGGTGTCTGTCATCGTCGAGAACAAGACTGGGGCGGGCGGCCGCATTTCGGCGCAACTGGTGCGCAATGCCGACGCGAACCAGAACGTGCTGCTGCTGGGCAATCCCGCCGTGATGGTGGTGGCCCCGCTGGTTTATGCCGACCCCGGCTACGACGCCAAGCGCGATTTCAAGCCGGTGTCGCTGGTCAGCAGCTACAAGTTCGCGCTGGCGGTGTCCGCCGAGTCGCCCATGAAAGACATGCAGGCGCTGCGGGCCTGGCTGAAACAGAACCCCGACCGCTTCACCGTGGGCGTGCCGGCCACCGGCAGCCTGCCGCACTTTTTTGCGCTGATGCTGGGCAACGAGATCGGCCAGCAGGCCGAGGTGGTGGGGTACCGCGGCTCGGCGCCGCTGATCAGCGAGCTGGTGGGCGGTATTCTGCCGCAGGCGATCGACACGCTGGACACCCTGCTGCCCCAGCACCAGGGCGGGCGCGTGCGCATCCTGGCGACATCGGGCACTGCGCGCGAAGCAGAGCTGGCGGACGTGCCCACCTTCCGCGAGTCGGGCATCGACCTGGCGGCAGATGGCTGGAACGCATTCTTCGCGCCAGCCGCCATGCCGCAGGACAAGGTCGAGCGCCTGGCCCGCGACATCGCCGATGTGATGCGCGATCCGGGCATGCAGCAGGCGGTTCGCGCCGCCAATCTCGAGCCAGTATCGGCCGATGCGGCGCAGACCGCGCAGGCGCTGGAAGCCTATCGCAAACAGTGGGAGCCGGTGGTGCGCGCATCCGGCTTCAAGGCAACCCAGTAG
- a CDS encoding MarR family winged helix-turn-helix transcriptional regulator: protein MSSVPAQPPVHLAEMPMYCLYQAWSQASPVFVRLCEGRFGITRREWRLLAAAVEYGPLTSAELAATARLDLVRTSRALGTLCEKGWTARVRDTHDKRITNVMATESGRALYEAMLPEIARLNELLMADLTPVEGQQLLRLLQIVAQRGARMATENVVADKASRRQGGTRRPPPA, encoded by the coding sequence ATGTCCTCTGTGCCCGCGCAGCCTCCCGTCCACCTGGCGGAAATGCCCATGTATTGCCTGTACCAGGCCTGGTCGCAGGCCAGCCCCGTGTTCGTGCGGCTGTGCGAAGGCCGCTTCGGCATCACCCGGCGCGAGTGGCGGCTGCTGGCCGCGGCGGTGGAATATGGCCCGCTGACCTCGGCCGAATTGGCGGCCACGGCCAGGCTGGACCTGGTGCGCACGTCGCGCGCCCTGGGCACGCTGTGCGAGAAAGGCTGGACTGCCCGGGTGCGCGACACGCACGACAAACGCATCACCAACGTGATGGCAACCGAGTCGGGGCGCGCCCTGTACGAGGCCATGCTGCCGGAAATCGCCCGCCTGAACGAACTGCTGATGGCCGACCTGACCCCGGTCGAAGGGCAACAGTTGCTGCGCCTGCTGCAGATCGTGGCGCAGCGCGGGGCGCGCATGGCCACTGAGAACGTCGTGGCCGACAAGGCCAGCCGCCGGCAAGGCGGCACGCGGCGTCCGCCGCCGGCCTGA
- a CDS encoding TonB-dependent siderophore receptor: protein MLAAGLATPGAWAQETSADNAATLPAVRVTGSQETATGPVTGYVARRSATGTKTDTALRETPQAITVIPREQIVDQGAQNVQDTMNYAAGVRPNAYGVDNRADYVRVRGVEPVQYLDGLRQFFSYNNPRTEVYALERVEVLRGPSSMLYGQGSTGGVLNLVSKRPQPEAQREIGVILGNHNRKEIQADLTGPLTEDGQWLYRVVAVARDSGTQVQYAPDDRLMLAPSLTWQPSAATSLTLQGYFQKDKAGTTQSFLPWNGSVSYNPNGQVPTRRFVSEPGFDAYDTEQFSLGWLFEHKFNDRWTVRQNFRNTISKVDYKSMYPDSYSNPEDPYLDPAQTTLNRYWYVHKPRMRTLLADQNLEGKLNWGATEHTVLFGADYSRYRETGEEGSGLGSPLNVYHPVYGNIPDYETADTPKTKQQQLGFYAQDQIRYRNWIFLAGIRHDRAQTDVEGSDRETDNATTKRFGLLYAADNGLSPYISYSESFTPIAGTDVHSNRWKPMRGKQWELGLKYMPPDSDLEASAAIYDLREKNRQVPDPTNPNNQVQTGKTKTKGVELELRGRVTKQVDVIANYIYTDIDPALEGVPKHMASLWTKYRFALAGLNGFSAGAGVRYLGAFTDGGAPETPSVTLFDAMLAYDSGTWRYALNVNNIADKTYEVTCLRRGDCFYGQRRTVTLSAAYRF from the coding sequence ATGCTGGCCGCCGGCCTGGCCACCCCTGGGGCCTGGGCCCAGGAGACCTCGGCCGACAACGCCGCCACCCTGCCCGCCGTGCGTGTTACCGGCAGCCAGGAAACCGCCACCGGCCCGGTCACAGGCTATGTGGCGCGGCGCAGCGCCACCGGCACCAAGACCGACACGGCGCTGCGCGAAACACCGCAAGCCATCACGGTGATTCCGCGCGAACAGATCGTGGACCAGGGCGCGCAAAACGTGCAGGACACGATGAACTACGCGGCGGGCGTGCGCCCCAACGCCTATGGCGTGGACAACCGGGCCGACTACGTGCGCGTGCGCGGCGTGGAGCCCGTGCAATACCTGGACGGCCTGCGCCAGTTCTTCAGCTACAACAACCCGCGCACCGAGGTCTATGCGCTGGAGCGCGTCGAAGTGCTGCGCGGCCCCTCGTCCATGCTGTATGGGCAAGGCAGCACCGGCGGCGTGCTGAACCTGGTCAGCAAGCGCCCGCAGCCCGAGGCGCAACGTGAAATCGGCGTCATCCTGGGCAACCACAACCGCAAGGAAATCCAGGCCGACCTGACCGGGCCGCTGACCGAAGACGGCCAGTGGCTATATCGCGTCGTGGCCGTGGCCCGCGACAGCGGCACGCAGGTGCAGTACGCGCCCGACGACCGCCTGATGCTCGCCCCGTCGCTGACGTGGCAACCCAGCGCCGCCACGTCGCTTACCCTGCAGGGTTATTTCCAGAAAGACAAGGCCGGCACCACCCAGTCGTTCCTGCCATGGAACGGCTCGGTCAGCTACAACCCCAACGGCCAGGTTCCCACCCGCCGCTTCGTCAGCGAACCGGGCTTCGATGCCTACGACACCGAGCAGTTCAGCCTGGGCTGGCTGTTCGAACACAAGTTCAACGACCGCTGGACCGTGCGCCAGAATTTCCGCAACACCATCAGCAAGGTCGACTACAAGTCGATGTATCCGGACTCGTATTCGAACCCCGAAGATCCTTATCTCGACCCCGCGCAAACCACGCTCAACCGCTACTGGTACGTCCACAAGCCGCGCATGCGCACGCTGCTGGCCGACCAGAACCTGGAAGGCAAGCTGAACTGGGGCGCCACCGAGCATACGGTGCTATTCGGCGCCGACTACAGCCGCTACCGCGAGACCGGCGAAGAGGGTTCCGGCCTGGGCAGCCCGCTGAATGTGTACCATCCGGTCTACGGCAACATCCCCGACTACGAAACCGCCGACACCCCCAAGACCAAGCAGCAACAATTGGGTTTCTATGCGCAGGACCAGATCCGCTACCGCAACTGGATCTTCCTGGCCGGCATACGCCACGACCGCGCCCAGACCGACGTCGAGGGTAGCGACCGTGAAACCGACAACGCCACCACCAAGCGCTTCGGCCTGCTGTACGCAGCCGATAACGGCTTGTCGCCCTATATCAGCTACAGCGAATCGTTCACGCCCATCGCGGGTACGGATGTGCACAGTAACCGCTGGAAACCCATGCGCGGCAAACAATGGGAACTGGGCCTGAAGTACATGCCGCCCGACAGCGACCTGGAAGCCTCGGCGGCCATCTACGACCTGCGCGAGAAAAACCGCCAGGTGCCCGACCCCACCAATCCCAACAACCAGGTCCAGACCGGCAAGACCAAGACCAAGGGCGTGGAACTGGAATTGCGCGGCCGCGTGACCAAGCAGGTGGACGTGATCGCCAACTACATCTACACCGACATCGACCCGGCGCTGGAAGGCGTGCCCAAGCACATGGCCTCGTTGTGGACCAAGTACCGCTTCGCCCTGGCCGGCCTCAACGGCTTTTCGGCCGGCGCCGGCGTGCGCTACCTGGGCGCCTTCACCGACGGCGGCGCCCCCGAGACGCCCTCGGTCACGCTGTTCGACGCCATGCTGGCCTACGACAGCGGTACCTGGCGCTACGCGCTGAACGTGAACAACATCGCCGACAAGACCTACGAGGTCACGTGCCTGCGGCGCGGCGACTGCTTCTACGGCCAGCGCCGCACCGTGACGCTGAGCGCGGCGTACCGGTTTTGA
- a CDS encoding Bug family tripartite tricarboxylate transporter substrate binding protein, with product MFKKALRVLAGAALAGLLPVAAAQAAYPERAITIVVPFPAGGTTDVVARVLADKLSGIFKQSVIVENRQGAGGNIGAAYVARAKADGYTLLVSSAGPLSINQQLYANPGYDPARDFAPVSLLASVPIMLAANPQAPYTSVAELIAYAKQHPGSIAYGSQGSGTTSHLTMELLKLEAGIDLQHIPYRGSAPAATDLIGGQIQVMFDNSPTTYPQVRAGAMRALGVASAQRIASMKDIPAIAETVPGFESEAWFGLVAPAGTPEDVVRDLNAAVRQVLADPAVIKRFDEVGVRLVGDTPQAFGQFIQAEMAKWGKIIQATGLRLG from the coding sequence ATGTTCAAGAAAGCCTTGCGCGTGCTGGCCGGCGCCGCGCTGGCGGGCCTGCTGCCCGTCGCGGCGGCGCAGGCCGCCTATCCCGAGCGCGCCATCACCATCGTCGTGCCGTTCCCGGCAGGCGGCACCACCGACGTCGTGGCGCGCGTGCTGGCGGACAAGCTGTCGGGCATATTCAAGCAGTCGGTCATCGTCGAGAACCGGCAGGGCGCGGGAGGCAACATCGGCGCGGCCTATGTGGCGCGCGCCAAGGCCGATGGCTACACCTTGCTGGTGTCCAGCGCCGGCCCGCTCAGCATCAACCAGCAGCTGTATGCGAATCCCGGCTATGACCCGGCGCGCGATTTCGCGCCGGTGTCGCTGCTGGCGTCGGTGCCTATCATGCTGGCGGCCAACCCCCAGGCGCCCTACACATCGGTGGCTGAGCTGATCGCGTACGCGAAACAACATCCGGGCAGTATTGCGTACGGCTCGCAGGGTAGCGGCACGACCAGTCACCTGACCATGGAACTGCTCAAGCTGGAGGCCGGCATCGACCTGCAGCACATTCCTTATCGCGGCAGCGCGCCGGCCGCCACCGACCTGATCGGCGGCCAGATTCAGGTCATGTTCGACAACTCGCCCACCACGTATCCGCAGGTGCGCGCAGGCGCCATGCGCGCCCTGGGCGTGGCGTCGGCTCAGCGCATCGCCAGCATGAAAGACATTCCAGCCATCGCCGAGACCGTGCCCGGCTTCGAGTCGGAAGCGTGGTTCGGCCTGGTGGCGCCCGCCGGCACGCCCGAGGACGTGGTGCGCGACCTGAATGCCGCGGTCCGCCAGGTGCTGGCAGACCCCGCGGTGATCAAGCGTTTCGACGAAGTGGGCGTGCGGTTGGTGGGCGACACGCCGCAGGCGTTCGGCCAGTTCATCCAGGCCGAAATGGCGAAGTGGGGCAAGATCATCCAGGCCACGGGCCTGCGACTGGGGTAA
- a CDS encoding amidohydrolase family protein: protein MHACPGPDRNTRAPRFRMPAGACDCHAHIFGPQARFPYSPQRSYTPQDCTVEDYVQLLATLGIERAVIVHGGAHGTDNAATLDALERMGARARGVAVMPPGRPLAERRRMHALGMRGYRLSTVVGGGVGFDQLEPLAAEAQELGWHLVLHFKHANELVELLPRLLALRVDIVLDHMARIRGDEGVDSAPFAALARLMDTGRAWAKLASLYRLSSQPYPHADMLPMIHRVAAHWPDRIIWGSNWPHPICDVPMPNDGDLVDLIPLWVPDPSTQHKLLVDNPARLYGF from the coding sequence ATGCATGCCTGCCCCGGTCCCGACCGCAACACCCGCGCGCCGCGCTTTCGCATGCCCGCCGGCGCCTGCGATTGCCATGCGCACATCTTCGGCCCGCAAGCGCGGTTTCCCTATTCGCCGCAGCGCAGCTACACGCCGCAAGACTGCACGGTAGAAGACTATGTGCAACTGCTGGCCACGCTGGGCATCGAGCGCGCCGTCATCGTGCATGGCGGCGCGCACGGCACCGACAATGCCGCCACGCTGGATGCGCTGGAGCGCATGGGCGCGCGGGCGCGCGGCGTGGCGGTGATGCCGCCGGGACGCCCCCTGGCCGAGCGCCGGCGCATGCACGCGCTGGGCATGCGCGGCTATCGCCTGTCTACCGTGGTGGGCGGCGGCGTGGGATTCGACCAGCTGGAGCCCCTGGCGGCCGAAGCGCAAGAGCTCGGCTGGCATCTGGTGCTGCATTTCAAGCATGCGAACGAACTGGTGGAGCTGTTGCCGCGCCTGCTGGCGCTGCGAGTGGACATCGTGCTGGACCACATGGCGCGCATCCGCGGCGACGAAGGCGTGGACAGCGCCCCGTTCGCGGCCTTGGCCCGGCTAATGGACACGGGGCGCGCCTGGGCAAAGCTGGCCAGTCTTTATCGCTTGTCGTCGCAGCCCTATCCGCATGCCGACATGCTGCCCATGATCCACCGCGTGGCCGCGCATTGGCCCGATCGCATCATCTGGGGCAGCAACTGGCCGCATCCCATTTGCGACGTGCCTATGCCCAACGACGGGGATCTGGTCGACCTGATTCCCCTGTGGGTGCCCGACCCTTCCACACAACACAAACTGCTGGTCGACAACCCGGCGAGGCTGTACGGATTCTGA
- a CDS encoding carboxymuconolactone decarboxylase family protein gives MSASRIDASVVAQAVGAPRDAAALQRQADSYRQLLGYLPPRVEARLLVTGALDPALVEMQEQVRAHAMNPACFDTKTAQLMIFGMLMAELSDAALIHGIAARRAGASWEEMQAVVSMAYLFRGVSAANRGADVLARIAEREAQAS, from the coding sequence ATGTCCGCATCCCGCATCGATGCCAGTGTTGTTGCCCAGGCCGTCGGCGCGCCGCGCGACGCTGCCGCGCTGCAACGCCAGGCCGACAGCTATCGCCAGTTGCTGGGCTACCTGCCGCCGCGGGTCGAGGCGCGTTTGTTGGTGACGGGCGCGCTCGATCCCGCCCTGGTGGAAATGCAGGAACAGGTACGCGCCCATGCAATGAACCCCGCGTGCTTCGACACCAAGACGGCGCAATTGATGATCTTCGGCATGCTAATGGCAGAGCTCAGCGATGCCGCGCTCATCCATGGCATTGCGGCACGCCGCGCCGGCGCAAGCTGGGAAGAGATGCAGGCCGTGGTCAGCATGGCGTATCTGTTTCGCGGCGTGTCGGCGGCGAACCGGGGCGCCGATGTGCTGGCCCGCATCGCCGAACGCGAAGCGCAAGCGAGCTAG
- a CDS encoding GntR family transcriptional regulator, producing the protein MKNAPASSAAPKTAASPSLTASVAIQIRAAILDGTYPPGARLRLDELRRTYDVSLSPLREALTRLAAEDLVQITDQRGYQVTPVSAENLREVTVLRTQLETTALQESLRRGDDAWEDALVAAYHRLHRLESDGQRAEGWEKAHRAFHLTLFAACGMPLLLRFCGSLHDLSDRYRRLFLARHAPDANVPAEHQAIFEAAMARDAERAAQILTRHLERTGRNIMTELAGPAAD; encoded by the coding sequence ATGAAAAATGCCCCGGCTTCCTCCGCCGCGCCCAAAACCGCGGCCAGCCCGTCACTGACGGCCTCGGTCGCTATCCAGATCCGGGCCGCCATCCTCGATGGCACCTACCCGCCCGGCGCGCGCCTGCGTCTGGACGAGCTGCGCCGCACCTACGACGTCAGCCTGAGTCCGCTGCGCGAAGCCCTGACACGCCTGGCCGCGGAAGACCTGGTGCAGATCACCGACCAGCGCGGCTATCAGGTCACGCCGGTGTCAGCCGAAAACCTGCGCGAAGTCACGGTGCTGCGCACCCAGCTCGAAACCACGGCGTTGCAAGAATCGCTGCGGCGCGGCGATGACGCCTGGGAAGACGCCCTGGTGGCGGCCTACCACCGGCTGCATCGCCTGGAAAGCGACGGGCAGCGCGCCGAAGGCTGGGAAAAAGCCCACCGGGCCTTCCACCTGACCTTGTTCGCGGCCTGCGGCATGCCGCTGCTGCTGCGCTTTTGCGGCAGCCTGCACGACTTGAGCGATCGTTACCGCCGCCTTTTCCTGGCGCGCCATGCGCCCGACGCCAATGTGCCGGCCGAGCACCAGGCCATTTTCGAAGCCGCCATGGCGCGCGACGCCGAGCGCGCCGCGCAGATTCTTACCCGCCACCTGGAACGCACCGGGCGCAACATCATGACTGAGCTGGCCGGGCCGGCCGCCGACTGA